The Agaribacterium sp. ZY112 genome includes the window GAGCACGAAGCCAAACTTTACGTAATAATTTCCCCAGCCTCTGCGAACAATTAACAACTGAAGACTGTACTGCGTTATTTCACTGCTATAGCTTGCACTACCCCTCCAAACATTGGGACCTCAACCTTTACGGAAACCAATTAAGCTGGTTTATTGCACAGCAGCACAAAGGACCTAAAGCTAACTATTACAACTGGGCAGAGCTCGCCAGTATAACAGCAATAGAATACGCTATTACTCAACTCTATTATTCAGGGCTAGATTATAAGCATGACGAACAAACAAACATAGAAAAGAAAACAACTATTGAGCTGGATTTCTCATCACTTGACTATTTCAGTGCCCTCAC containing:
- a CDS encoding putative DNA-binding domain-containing protein → MLNTLKVDALSKANQDYKKQLDQCLNELMTSSKNTLTQKPYRNSIYQRNALGARSQTLRNNFPSLCEQLTTEDCTALFHCYSLHYPSKHWDLNLYGNQLSWFIAQQHKGPKANYYNWAELASITAIEYAITQLYYSGLDYKHDEQTNIEKKTTIELDFSSLDYFSALTLETLKIIQQKHKLLHIKIYNYRGGNNNQQSKKDRYSKFQLQQHDFTIELRSIDTPDETA